The genome window GCTACAACTGGAATACCAGTAGCTAAATAATTTAATACTTTAATAGGAGCACCGGCATGCATAATACGTGAGCAAACACCAACTGTTGCCAATGCGATTAAAGCTCTTATTTCACTTTGACTACTATATTGATAAAAATCTACACGATCACGAACTGCAATGTACTGATGTGTTTTTAAAAATTGTTCTTCATCATGATGTGAAGCGATAAGTAAACGCACCGCTGGCAGTTGATGCCGCAAAATTTGTATGGTTTGATAAAGTAGTGGCAAATTTTGATATGCATCTGGATTACCGGTGTAGATTATCCAAGGACCACGACCTAACTTTTTTGCAATGTCCGCTTTAATTATGGGATCAAGCTCACCAAGGTCGGCGGCATTAATACCTGGTGGTATCGTAAAAATTTTCTCTTTTGCAACACCAAAACTTTGATAAAGAGCTCGCTGGTGCGAATCAAATACAATTACAGCGTCTGCCAATCGTGGTAAAGTGTTATCAAAAACTCGTCCTGCAAAACCTGCAAAAGAAGTAATGGAAGATAATTTAAAATAGGTCGGCAACTCTAAACCAAGAGCACTATGAGCATGGTATATTAGGGGTACATGCAATATTTTTTTCAACAGTAAGCCTAAAGCTAAAGCTTCAAAACCGTGAGCATGAATTACTTCAAATTGTTGGTGATACTTCGCATGCAGAGCTTTAACTAATAGGTATAAATCTAATAGAAGCTTTTTAAAGCTTGGTCCACTTCGATTCGATTTAGTGTGTCCTTTAAAATCACCAAAATTATATGTGAGCAATT of Deltaproteobacteria bacterium contains these proteins:
- a CDS encoding glycosyltransferase family 4 protein codes for the protein MISTNEDILVFKKPSILMLAACPFPTSQGTQVMIRHLVNCMTDRGFNVKLLTYNFGDFKGHTKSNRSGPSFKKLLLDLYLLVKALHAKYHQQFEVIHAHGFEALALGLLLKKILHVPLIYHAHSALGLELPTYFKLSSITSFAGFAGRVFDNTLPRLADAVIVFDSHQRALYQSFGVAKEKIFTIPPGINAADLGELDPIIKADIAKKLGRGPWIIYTGNPDAYQNLPLLYQTIQILRHQLPAVRLLIASHHDEEQFLKTHQYIAVRDRVDFYQYSSQSEIRALIALATVGVCSRIMHAGAPIKVLNYLATGIPVVACHAGAQHLVSNKCGRLVDANPMAMAQGIVEVFKTINQVDYATECKKAYARFDITQHISRYADLYMRVTLMKGSKKK